In Pseudonocardia sp. DSM 110487, the sequence GTGCTGCTGGTGTCGTTCCTGATGGACATCGTGGCGATGGCGTTCGGCATGCCGCGGGTGGTGTTCCCGGAGATCGCGCACACCGTGTACGGGGACCCGCCCGGCGGCGGGTTCGCGCTCGGGCTGCTGTTCGCCGCGATCCCGGCTGGGATGGTCCTCGCCGCGCTGTTCTCCGGCCGGCTGAACCGGATCCCGCGCCAGGGAGTGGCCGTCACGCTCTCGATCTGCGTCTGGGGCCTCGGCGTCGCGTTGTTCGGGCTCACCGGATCGCTGTGGCTCGCCGTGATCTTCCTCGCTCTCGCGGGCGCGGGCGACATGGTGAGCGGCGTCTTCCGCATGTCCATGCTGCAGTCCGTGGCAACCGACGAGATGCGCGGGCGCATGCAGGGGGTCTTCGCGGTGGTGGTCGTCGGCGGTCCGCGGATCGCCGACCTCTGGCACGGCCCCGCGGCGTCCTGGTGGGGACCCGGGACGGCGGCGACGGTGGGCGGGGTTCTCGTGATCGTCGGTGCGGTGGTGGTGGCAGCGGCGTTCCCGGCGTTCTGGCGTTACCGCCCTGTGCACGCCACATGACATTGGTCGTGATGAACGCGTCAATGCCAGGACGGGCGCAACTCCGATCCGGAGCACTAGCGTTGCGGCCAACCACGCAAAACATGAGTGTGAGGGAACCTCCACATGGCCGACGAGACCACCAGCGCCGCTGTTCTGAACCACCCCGGCGGCGAGTACGAGATGTCGATCCGGCCGGCGACCGAGGGTGCGTCCGCGTTCGACATCGGGAAGCTGCTCCCGTCGACGGGACTCGTCACGTTCGACTCCGGATACGGCAACACCGCTTCCTGTGCGTCCGCGATCACCTACATCGACGGTGACGCCGGCATCCTCCGCTACCGCGGGTACCCGATCGACCAGCTCGCGGAGAGCTCCACGTTCCTGGAGACCAGCTACCTGCTCATCTACGGGGAGCTGCCCACGAAGGACCAGCTGGACTCGTTCACGAACCGGGTCAGCCGCCACACCCTGCTGCACGAGGACCTGAAACGGTTCTTCGACGGCTTCCCGCGTGACGCGCACCCGATGCCGGTGCTGTCCAGCGCCGTCAGCGCGCTGTCGACCTTCTACCAGGACAGCCTCGACCCGTTCGACGAGGACGCCGTGGAGCTGTCCACAGTGCGGCTGCTCGCCAAGGTGCCGACGATCGCCGCGTACGCCTACAAGAAGTCGATCGGCCAGCCGTTCCTCTACCCGGACAACTCGCTGGGGCTCGTCGAGAACTTCCTCCGGATGACCTTCGGGTTCCCGGCCGAGCCGTACGAGGTCGACCCCGACTTCGTCCGTGCCCTCGAGGTGCTGCTCATCCTGCACGCCGACCACGAGCAGAACTGCTCCACCTCCACGGTCCGCATGGTGGGCTCGTCGCAGGCGAACCTGTTCGCGAGCATCTCCGCCGGCATCAACGCCCTGTTCGGGCCGCTGCACGGCGGGGCGAACCAGGCGGTGCTGGAGATGCTGCAGCGGATCCGCGACGTCGAGGAGGGCAACGTCGACGCCTTCATCGAGCGGGTGAAGAAGCGGGAGCACGGCGCCCGGCTGATGGGCTTCGGACACCGGGTCTACAAGAACTACGACCCGCGCGCCCGGATCGTGAAGCAGAGCGCCGACGAGATCCTCAAGAAGCTCGGGGTCAGCGACCAGCTGCTCGACATCGCGAAGGCGCTCGAGGAGCGGGCCCTTGCCGACGACTACTTCGTCGAGCGCAAGCTCTACCCGAACGTCGACTTCTACACCGGCGTGATCTACCGGGCCATGGGCTTCCCGACGAAGATGTTCACGGTTCTGTTCGCCCTCGGCCGCCTGCCGGGGTGGATCGCCCACTGGCGCGAGATGATCAACGATCCGGCCACGAAGATCGGCCGGCCGCGCCAGCTGTACGTCGGCGCCACCGAGCGCCCGTACGTGCCGATGACCAACCGCTGATCGAGAACGCCGGGCGGGGCGTGGCGCGGGTCCCGTGCGAACGGCTTACCCTTCGTGCGCATCCGGCGGAAGGGTGGAGGTCTATGGCGGAGAACGTCGAGGGGCACCGCGGTCGTCGTGGCAGGTGGCTGGCGCTCGCCGTGTTGTTGGCGGTCGCGGTGTGGGTCGTCCGGTCGCGGCGGGCCACTCGGGCGGACTACGGAGGGGAGTGGCCGCTCCTCGAGGAGGCGGTGCCGGCCGTGCCGGCCCCGCCACCGGCGGCCGAGTCGGCGCCGCGGCGCCCGTCGCCCCGGCCACGTCCGGCGCCGACGCCCTGATCAGCTGGTCAGGGCGTCGCGGAGGCTGACGCGGGCGCCGGTGCGCAACACCGAGTTCCGGTAGACGCGCCCGGCGACCCGCACAACCACCACGATGGCCGCCGCGGCGAGCGCCGCGGCCACCAGTACCTCCCCGAGCGACGCGACGCCGAGTGCGTAGCGCGCCGGCATGATCGTCTGGGAGAAGAACGGCACGAACGACAGCACGGCGGCGAGGCCGTTGCGCGGGTCGCTCGGCAGCAGGTTGAGCGCCAGCACGAACGGGATCAGCAGCAGGAAGATCATCGGTGCCACGACCGACTGCAGCTCCTCCTGCCGCGAGACCGTGGAGCCGACGGCCGCGTAGAGCGAGGCGTAGAGGAAGAAGCCGAGCAGGTACCAGAGCACGACCATCGCGAACATGCCCATCGCGGCACCCGGCACCACCAGCAACCCGGCGGCACCTGCTCCGAGGCCCGCGATCGCGCTGAGGATCACCAGCTGCAGCAGCCCCACCGCGCCGAGCCCGAGTACCTTGCCTGCCAGCAGCTGCCACGGCGTAATCGTGGCGAGCAGCAGCTCCACCACCCGGCTCTGCTTCTCCTCGACCACGCCGGTGGCGACGAGGTTGCCGTACCCGCTGAGCGAGAAGAACAGCAGGATCGTCCCGACGAACGCGACCGCGAGCCGCTGGCCGCTCCCGCTGTCGGCCGGTTCCAGCGTGCTGACCTCGAGCGCGGAGGAGTTCGCGACCCGCGCGGGGTCCACCCCCGCGCCGGCGAGAGCCGCGGTGACGGCCTGCTGCGCGACCGCGTCCCCCACGATCGCCTGCAGTGTGCCCTCCACGGAGTCGAGGCCGACGAGCTCGTACGCGCCGGGCGCGCCGGTGAGCAGTGCGTCGAGGGCCCCGTCCCGGACCTGTCCGCGTCCGTCGGCGTCGTCGACCTCGCGGACGGTGAGCTCGGTGCCCTGCAGGTGTGCGGTCTGCTCGAGGACCGGCCGGATCGACACGGCCTGTGGGGCGACGCCGAGCGTGTGGCTCGAGGTCTGGCCACCGATGTAGGTGCCGAGCAGGAGCAGCCCGCCGAAGAAGACGAGCGTGATCACGATGCCGACCACGAAGCTGCGCGAGCGGACCTGCGTGACGAACTCGCGGCGCGCGACGAGCAGGACCGCGCTGCGGGCGGGCAGCGGCGCGCTCATGCCGCGCCCTCCGCCTGCGCGGGGCCGGCCTGCACGACGTCGCGGTAGAGCTCGGTGAGCGGCGGGCGCCACCGGCGGAACTCGTGCACCGGCCCAGCGGCGAGCGCCGCTCGCAGCACGTCCTGGTCGTCGGTGCCCGCGGCGAGCCGCACGCGGGTGCGCCCGTCGGTGTCGTCGAGCACCTCGACGCCTTGCAGCGCCGTAGCCCAGCCTGGCGGCGGCCCTTCGACGTCGAGCACGGCGGCCGCACCGCCGCGTTCCCGCAGGTCGGCGACGCTGCCGACGGCCACCATGCGCCCGTCCGCGATGATCCCGATCCGGTCGCACAGCCGCTCCACGAGCTCGAGCTGGTGGCTGGAGAAGATCACCGGGACGCCGGCGTCGGCCTTGTCGCGCAGCACGCCGCTCATCACCTCGACCGCCGTGGGGTCGAGCCCGGAGAACGGTTCGTCGAGCACGAGCACCTCCGGGGCGTGCACGAGCGCGGCGCACAGCTGCACCCGCTGCTGGTTGCCGAGGGAGAGCTTCTGCACCTCGTCGCCGAGCCGCGCGCCGACGCCGAGCCGCTCGGTCCACACCGTGACGGCCGCGGCGGCGTCCGCGGCGGAGAGGCCGTGCAGCCTGGCCAGGTAGCGCAGCTGGTCACCGACTCGCATCTTCGGGTAGAGGCCCCGCTCCTCGGGCATGTAGCCGATGCGCCTGCGCACGTCGGCGTCCACCGGGCGGCCCTTCCAGCGCACCTCGCCCGCGTCGGCGGAGAGCACCCCGAGCACGATGCGCATCGTCGTGGTCTTGCCGGCGCCGTTGCTGCCGACGAACCCGAACACCTCGCCCGGCTCGACGGTGAACGAGACGTCGTCGAGCGCCTGCCGCGCCCCGAACCGCTTGCTGACTCGTGCGATCTCCAGCACACACAGACAGTAGTGCCAGCGTTTGCGGGCCCTCCGGACCGCTCATAGGTTCGACCGGCAACACCGTAAGGGGGGCCTATGGCCACGCAGGAACATCAGCAGGCACACGAGGTCGACGAGCGGACGGTCCGCAAGGCGGTGGGGGCCGCCGCCATGGGGAACCTCGTCGAGTGGTTCGACTACGGCATCTACAGCTACGTCGCGATCTACATCGCGATGAGCTTCTTCCCGGGCGGGGACGAGAGCGCGAATGTCGCGCTCACGTTCGCCCTCTTCGCGGTTGCGTACCTGGTGCGCCCGCTCGGCGGCATGATCCTCGGCCCGCTGGGTGACAGGGTCGGCCGGAAGCGGGTGCTCGCGCTCACGATCGTGGTGATGTCGGCGGCGAGCTTCGCGATCGGGCTGCTCCCGACGTTCGGCGCGGTGGGTTGGCTCGCGCCGATCCTGCTGGTCGTCGCACGGCTGGTGCAGGGCTTCGCGACGGGAGGCGAGTACGGCGGGGCCGCCGCCTTCATCGCGGAGTACGCGCCGGACAAGCGCCGCGGCTTCTACTGCAGCTTCCTCGAATTCGGCACGACGGGTGGGTTCGTGCTCGCGGCCGGCCTGGTGACGGTCCTGCAGCTCGGCCTGTCCCCTGAGGCGATGGCGTCATGGGGCTGGCGGATCCCGTTCCTGATCGCGGGCCCGCTCGGGCTCGTCGGGCTGTACCTGCGGAGCAAGCTCGAGGACACGCCCGCGTTCCGGGAGCTGGAGGAGCGGCACCAGGTGTCGGAGTCGCCGCTCAAGGACACCCTTGTCCACCACTGGCGGCCCGTGCTGGTCTGCATGGGACTGGTGCTCTTCTACAACGTCGCCGTCTACACGATCCTCTTCTACATGCCGACGTACCTGCAGACGACGCTCGGCCTCGCGGAGACGCCCGCGCTGCTCTACATCCTCGGCATGATGCTGATGATCATGTTCGTGATCATCCCGGTGGGCGCGCTGTCCGACCGGATCGGCCGCAAGCCGCTGATCGTGGCCGCGTGCATCGGGTTCATCGTGCTCGGCTACCCGGCCTTCATGCTGCTCGCGCTCGGCACGGTGACCGGAACGGTGGCCGGGCTGGTCGTCCTCGGCCTGTTGCTGGTGATGTTGCTCGGCACGATGTCGGCCACGTTGCCTGCGCTCTTCGCGACGGACGTCCGGTACGGCGGCTTCTCGATCGGCTACAACCTCTCGACGTCGATCTTCGGTGGAACCGCACCGTTCGTCCTGGAGACGCTGGTGATCAGCACCGGGAACAACGCGATGCCCGGGATCTACCTCGTCGTCGCCTCCGTGATCTCGATGGCGGCGGTGATCGCGGTGGCGGAGAGCGCGCGGAAGCCGTTGCCGGGGACGTCGGCGGCGGTGCTGCGCGCAGCGCCGGCCTAACGCCAGCCGGCGGGCAGTGGACGGAACCCGTCGAACGGGGCTGCCCACACGTAGCTCCAGCAGACGGTGCCCTCGGCCGTGACCAGCCGCTCGCGGCGGTACTGGCTGCCCTCGTACTCGTCGAGGGTCGGCAGGAGGTCCGCCGGGTTCCGCACCGGCACCAGCCATCCGGGTGCTCGACCCTTGATGTCGCGGCGCAGCGCCGGGTAGCCGAGGCCGGTGTCGTACACGACCCCGTCGACGCTCGCGGGGAGCGGCTCGCCCGCGCTGTGCGGCGCCACCAGCCGCCACGAGCGGTGGCCGGGCTGCAGGAGGCCGTAGACGAAGATGGCCGCGGGCCACTCGTCGCCGTGCGGTGCTCCGGCCACCGTCGGTGCGTCGAGGCCGTCGTCGCCGGGTTCGCCGCTGAGCCCGTGTGCCGCCTCCTGGGGCAGGTCCGCGCATCGGACGGGCGCCCCGTCCACGTGCAGTGGGCGGCGGATGGCGCCGTGCCCGACGTAGCACCACGGCTCCGGGATCCGGACGCCGTCGGCCGTGCGCACCTCTCCGGTGCGCAGGCGGGCCAGGCGGAAGCGCTCGTCGCGGCCCTCGCAGCGGTCCAGCACGGCGATCTGCTCGGCCGTCGCGAGCCAGACGACGTGCTCCTCGACGACGCCGGGCGCCGCGGCGAGCACCGCGGGCCGCTGGCCGTCGCGGCGTCGGAGCCCGCCGGCCCACACCGCCGCGACACCGCGGGTACTGACCCGCAGTGCCACGACGGGGTCGTCGCCCATCCCGAGTGCCCTGCGCAGCCAGGTGATCTTGCTCGGGCAGCGGTTGGAGCCGTAGGCGAGCAGGGGAACGCGCCGCGCGGACGGAACCGCCCCGTAGCCGGCGAGCCAACCGTCGACGGGGGTGCCGTCGATGGTCCAGCTGTCCGTGTGGAGCACGTGCGACTCCCCGTCGACGTGCGCGAACGAGAAGTCCGGCACGGCGCCGGGGTAGGGGTCCGCTGGGAAGTCGGCGTCGGGGAGCGGCACCCGACCAGGGTGCCGTGCGTACCGGCGTTCGCGCACCCCGTCTCGTCTCACGCGACGCGTCGGCGGCGAGCGTGAACGGAGATGGGGCGCGTCAGCCGGGAAGGGGTGCGCCGGCCCGCGCCCGGCGCCACCGGCGGGTGAGGAGTCCGTGGCGGGGCGAGAGCAGCAGCGCCAGCACGAAGCAGGCCGTGCACACCAGCCCCATCGCGCCCGCGATCGAGCTGTCCATGGGGAGCGCGACGGCGTACCCCACGGCGGCACCGACCCACCCGATGCCGATCGCGAGCGCCACCATGACCACGAGCCGGTCGGTGAGCAGGTATGCCGTGGCCGCCGGGACGATCAGCAGCGTCACCACGAGGATCGCCCCGACGGCGTCGAACGCGGCCACCGCTGTGACGGCCGAGGCCACCAGCAGGAGCCGGGACAGCAGCACCGGGCGCAGCCGCACGGTGGCGCCGAACTGCGGGTCGAACGTCGTGGCCTTGAGCTCCTTCCACATCAGCCCGACGAGCACCACGTTGAGCAGCACGACCCCGCCGAGCACCAGCCCGGAGCGGGCGACCTCGTAGCCGCCGACCCAGACGGTGTCGAACGGCACGAACGCGATCTCGCCGTAGATCGTGGAGTCGAGGTCGAGGTGGATGCCCGCGGCGTAGCGGGTGACGCCGAGCACCCCGAGCGAGAACAGCGCGGGGAAGACCAGCGCGATCGCCGCGTCGGACGCGACGAGGCCGGTGGCCCGCAGCGCGTCGATGCCGAGCACGCAGAGCACGGCGAACGCGGCGGCGCCGATGATCACCGGGAGCGGGGCCCTCGTCTGCGCCACCAGCCAGACGGCGACGATCCCCGGCAGCACCGCATGGCTGACGGCGTCCGACAGCAGCGCCATCCGGCGTAGCACGAGGAACGGCCCCAACAAGCCGCAGGCGGTGGCCACCAGACCTGCGATGACGACGATCAGTGCTCCGTCACTCATCCTGGCTTCCTCCTAGAGGTCGTGAGCGGATACGCGCGCTATAGCTCGCGTTTCCACTCACGACCTTGCGGAGCTGGGCCACCGCGTCCTCGCCGAGGCTTCCGGCCAGGTCGACCGGGTCCGGCTCGCGGGCGTCCGGCAAGCGGATCGACGGGCCGTGCTCGAGCCATGCCGACCACAGGGCCCTGCGCTCCGCCGTCTCGGCAGCTGCCGCCCGACCGGTGGCGGTGAGCGTGCCGTCGGCGGCGAGCAGCCCCCGGCGGCGCAGGCCGGCGCGGATCAGCCGGTCGCTCAGGCTCGTCGTCGGGGCGTCGGGGTGGGCGAGCACGGCGTCGCGCCGCACGATCCGCCGTCGCGACGCGAGTCGACGAGCCTGCCACAGCACGCCGCGACCGGGTGCCAGTAGCAGCGCCGCGAGCGCAACGGCGAAGCCGGTGAGCACGACCACCGGCCCGGTGGGCAGCTGCCCGCGGGTGGCCGTGAGCGCACCCGTGACCCCGACCGCCGCCCCGATCAGCCCGGCGAGCACGAGCACGCTCGGGAACCGGTCGGCGAGCTGGCGGGCGGTGACCGTGGGCACCACGAGCATCGCGACCATGAGGATTGCGCCGACCACCCGCACCCCGATCACGACCGCGACGACGAGCAGTGCCGTCATCAGCGTCTCCAGAGCCCGTACCGGGAGGCCGATCGCGCCGGCGAACGCGGGGTCGAACAGCGTGGTGGTGAGCGCCCTGCGCAGCACCCCGACCACGACCAGCGCCACGGCGGCGAGCGCGGCCATCACGGCGACGTCGCGTTCCAGCAACCCGGCGGCCTGTCCGAACAGGTAGTTCTCCAGGCCTGCCTGGTCGGCGTCCGAGCTGTTGGACAGGTGCGTGAGCAGCACGACGCCGAACGCGAAGAACCCGGACAGCACCACACCGATCGCGGCGTCCGGCCGGATCCGCCCTGCCCGCTCGATCCCCACCATCAGCAGCGCGGCCACCATCCCCGCAACCGCGGCCCCGAGCAGCAGACCCGGCACGTCCTTCACCCCCGCGACGAGGAACGCGACGCAGACGCCCGGCAGCGTCGCATGCGCCACCGCGTCGCCGACGAGGCTGCGGCGGCGCAGCACGGCGAACGCGCCGAGCACCCCGCTCGTGATGCCGAGGACGAGCGCGCCCGCGACCACGACCGCGTCGGTGTACGGCAGGCCCAGCGCCGCGCTCAGCCGGTCCACGTCACTGCCGCCCCGTACGCAGCGCGTACCGCGTCGGTGGTGAGCACATCGGCCGTGGGTCCGCACCCGAGCACGCGCACGTTGAGCAGCAACGTCCAGTCGAATGCGGCCCGCACCTGCGCCATGTCGTGGTGGACGACCACGACCGAGCCGCCCGCGTCGCGCAGCTCGCCGAGCAGGCGCAGCAGATCCTCCTGGGTGCGGGCGTCGATCCCGGCGAACGGCTCGTCCATGACGAGCACCGGCGCCCGCTGCGCGAGCGCGCGCGCCAAGAACACGCGCTGCCGCTGGCCCCCGGACAGCTGCCCGATCTGCCGCTTCTCGAAGCCCGCCATCCCGACGCGCTCCAGGCACTCCGCCGCGATCGCCCGGTCGGCCCGCCCGACGCGGCGGAACCAGCCGGTGGACCGGTAGCGGCCCATCTCAACGACTTCGCGCACGGTGATCGGGAAGTCCCAGTCCACCGACTCCGCCTGCGGCACGTACGCCACGTGGTCGAGCGCGCGCCTGCCCTCGACACCGTCGATCAGCACTCGCCCCGCGTCGGAGGGGACGAGGCCGAGCGCGGCCTTGAGCAGCGTGGACTTGCCCGCCCCGTTCGGCCCGACGATCGCTGACAGGTGCCCAGCCGGGAACGCGCAGTCGACCTCCCACAGCACCGGCGCCGACCGGTAGGACACGGTCAGCCCACGGACCTCCAGCGCGCTGGCGGTCCGGGTCTCGGTCGAGCTCATGAGCATCGCGTCATCCCCTCTGATCGATCAGCCCGTCCGCGATCCGGTCGGCGTTGGCGCGCAGCATCCCGATGTAGGTGCCCTCCGGGGTGCCGGGATTCCCCGCGGCGTCGGTGTAGAGCTCCCCGCCGACGTGGATCTGCACGCCGTGCTGCGCGGCGGCGGCCAGCAGGGCGTCGATCGTCTGGCGGGGCACGCTCGACTCGATGAATACGGCGGGCACGTCGCGCTCGGCCACGAGCCGCGCAACCCGCTCGACGTCGGCGGTGGTGGCCTCGGCCGCGGTGGAGATGCCCTGGATTCCGGCCACATCGAGCCGGTAGCGGCGGCCGAAGTAGTTGAACGCGTCGTGGGACGTGACGAGCACCCGCCGCTGCTGCGGGATCGCCGCGAGCCGCCGGTCGATCTCGGCGTCCAGCGCGGCCAGCTCCGCGAGGTAGGTGTCGAGGCGGGCCCGGTAGCCGTCGGCGTGCTCCGGGTCGCGCTCGACGAGCGCGGCGGCGATCGACTCGCTGACCTTCGACCACAGCGAGACGTCGAACCAGATGTGCGGGTCGTACTCCGTGCTGGTGTCGGGGGGAGCGAGCAGCTGCTCGCGGGGGATGCCGTCCGTCACGGCCCTCGTCGGTTGCCGTTCCCCGAGCTCGAGGAACAGCTCGCCCATCCGGCCTTCGAGGTGCAGCCCGCAGTAGAGGATCACGTCGGCCCCGCGCAGCGCCTGCACGTCTCCCGCACTTGCCCGGTACAGGTGCGGGTCGACGCCGGGGCCCATCAGGCCGGTGACGTCCACCCGATCGCCGCCGATCCGGGTGACGGTATCGGTGAGGAAGTTCGTGGTGGTCGTGACGCGGACCCGCCGGTTCCCGATCGGGTCGGTGGCCGACGGCGGAGCGGCGACGCAGCCGGAGAGCGTGAGCAGCCCGGCCGCGACCAGCACGGTGCGGCGCCCCACCCCTGGCATTAGCCACCTCTAATCAATCAGTAAGCCCCGCCTAATGATCCACGATAGCGTATGTGACCGGATACCCGGAAGTGTGAGACCTACGCTCGGGGTGTGGTCTCGACCAGCGCTCGCGCCGGGATCAGCGGCGCCCCGTTCCGGTTCATGCTCGGAGCCACCACGTTCTGCTTCAGCGGCTACGCGCTGCTGCTCCCGGTCGTGCCGCTCTGGGCCGCGCGCGGCGGATCGGGGGCGTTCGGGGCAGGTGCCACCACCGCGGTGCTGATGGCGACGACCGTCGCCACCCAGCTCGCGGTGCCGTGGTTGCTCGTGCGGCTCGGCCACCGCTGGGTGCTAGCCGCCGGATCCGTGCTGCTCGGGGCCCCCGCGCCCGCCCTCGCCCTCTCGTCCGACCTCCCGCTCGTGCTCGCGCTCTCGGCGCTGCGTGGCGTCGGGTTCGGGCTGGCGACGGTGGCGGGGAGCGCGCTGGTGGCGGAGCTCGTGCCGCGGGAGCAGCACGGACGCGCGGCGGGCTGGTACGGCCTTGCCGTCGGGCTGCCCCAGCTCGCGCTGCTTGCGGCCGGTGTCGCCGTGGTCGAGCGGTTCGGCTTCACCGCGGTGTTCGTCGTGGCGGGAGTCGCCCCGGTACTTGGCGCGCTGCTCGTGCCGGCGATCCGGGTGGCTCGCACGACCGTCGCGATTCCGGCGGGGCCGCGCCGGGTCACGCGGTCGGCGCTGGTGCCGGTGTTCGCCATGCTGACGTGCTCGATCGCCCAGGGCGGCCTGATCACCTTCCTCCCGCTCGCCGTGCCGGATGCCGGGCTGCTCGTGCCGGGAGCCCTGCTGGCGACGGCGGCGGGCGCGCTGCTCGGCCGGCTGGTGGCGGGCGAGCTGGTGGACCGGCGCGGCTGGGGTGGCCGGCTCCTCGTCCCTGGGATGCTGCTCGCCGCGGCGGGGATGGGCGTCGAGGTCGTCGGCGGCGGCGCACTCGTCGTGATCGGGGCCGCCGCCGTCGGGTTCGGCTTCGGCATGGTGCAGAACGACTCTCTCACCGTGCTGTTCGCCGCTTTCGGCGCCGGCGGCTACGGCGCGGCGAGCGCGATCTGGAACATCGCCTACGACGCCGGCACGGGCGTGGGCGCACTCGGGCTCGGGGCGGTGGCGGAGTCGTTCGGCTACCCGGCCGCCTTCGGGGCGGCGGCCGTCCTGCTCTGCGCCGGGATGGCGGTGACCTTGACCAGGCCAGGGCGGCGGGCTCGATAGCCCGCACGGCGTCTGAACGGCGGTGTCCCTTCACGAGCGCTCGGGGCTACGGTCGCCGCTCCCACGGCGGGGACCACCGAGGAGGATCGCGATGTCGGACCACGCGGCGCTCGTGCAGGAAGCGTACGACGGCTTTGCGAAGGGCGACGTCGGCCCGCTCGTCGCCATTCTCGACGATGACGTCGAGTGGAACGAGTCCGAGCACTCCATCCACTGGCCCGGCGGCCCGTTCCGCGGAACGCAGGCCGTGTTGGAAGGTGTCATGGGTCCGCTCGCGCGAGACTTCGACGGCTTCCGGATCGACGTCGGCCGGATCTCTGTCGCGGGCGACACGGTGTTCGTCCAGGCCCGCTACCGGGCGACGGCCAAGGCGACCGGGAAGGCCCTGGACGCATTGGCCGCCCACGTATGGGACTTCCGGGACGGCAAGGTCGTCACGTTCCAGCAGTACACCGATACCTGGCAGTGGGCTCAGGTCACGGGCATCGAGCCGAAGCAGTAGTCGGGTCCAGCGGCCGCCGACGCCCGCCTCTCGGCTACTCCGCCGGGTTCGAGGCGGCGGCAGCGCTGCTCTGCGCTGGTGTGGTGGTGGCCTGGATCAGGCCTGGGGCGGCCGTCGGCAGACCATGAGCCTCGGCCGCCTCGCGTAGCAGGACGTCGTAGGTGAGCACGATGTCGACGTCGTCGCGGATCATCAGGGCAGTGGCGAGGTGGATGGCATCGAGGGTGCGCGGATCCCGATGCTCTCCGGCTCACTCACAAACGCAAATGTAGCACCAATGTGCTACCTGGTGGCCTATGTTCGAGATTGCATCCAGCGCTGTTCGGTCTTCCCCGGATCGCGCTGAATGCAATCTCGGTCCCGACTGCCGGGCTCCTCAGTGGCCCCGCGCAATCCACTCCTCCAGGTGCGGCAGCTCCGCACCGATCGTCGTCGGGTCGCCGTGACCCGTGCGGACCACCGTGTCGCCCGGCAGCGGCAGGAGCCGGTCGCGGATCGAGTCGATGATCGTGTCGAATGAGGAGAACGAGCGGCCCGTGGCGCCAGGGCCTCCCTGGAACAAGGTGTCGCCGGAAAGCAGCGTGCCGAGCTCGGGTGCGTACAGGCAGCACGA encodes:
- a CDS encoding citrate synthase, which encodes MADETTSAAVLNHPGGEYEMSIRPATEGASAFDIGKLLPSTGLVTFDSGYGNTASCASAITYIDGDAGILRYRGYPIDQLAESSTFLETSYLLIYGELPTKDQLDSFTNRVSRHTLLHEDLKRFFDGFPRDAHPMPVLSSAVSALSTFYQDSLDPFDEDAVELSTVRLLAKVPTIAAYAYKKSIGQPFLYPDNSLGLVENFLRMTFGFPAEPYEVDPDFVRALEVLLILHADHEQNCSTSTVRMVGSSQANLFASISAGINALFGPLHGGANQAVLEMLQRIRDVEEGNVDAFIERVKKREHGARLMGFGHRVYKNYDPRARIVKQSADEILKKLGVSDQLLDIAKALEERALADDYFVERKLYPNVDFYTGVIYRAMGFPTKMFTVLFALGRLPGWIAHWREMINDPATKIGRPRQLYVGATERPYVPMTNR
- a CDS encoding gamma-glutamylcyclotransferase gives rise to the protein MPLPDADFPADPYPGAVPDFSFAHVDGESHVLHTDSWTIDGTPVDGWLAGYGAVPSARRVPLLAYGSNRCPSKITWLRRALGMGDDPVVALRVSTRGVAAVWAGGLRRRDGQRPAVLAAAPGVVEEHVVWLATAEQIAVLDRCEGRDERFRLARLRTGEVRTADGVRIPEPWCYVGHGAIRRPLHVDGAPVRCADLPQEAAHGLSGEPGDDGLDAPTVAGAPHGDEWPAAIFVYGLLQPGHRSWRLVAPHSAGEPLPASVDGVVYDTGLGYPALRRDIKGRAPGWLVPVRNPADLLPTLDEYEGSQYRRERLVTAEGTVCWSYVWAAPFDGFRPLPAGWR
- a CDS encoding MFS transporter, with product MATQEHQQAHEVDERTVRKAVGAAAMGNLVEWFDYGIYSYVAIYIAMSFFPGGDESANVALTFALFAVAYLVRPLGGMILGPLGDRVGRKRVLALTIVVMSAASFAIGLLPTFGAVGWLAPILLVVARLVQGFATGGEYGGAAAFIAEYAPDKRRGFYCSFLEFGTTGGFVLAAGLVTVLQLGLSPEAMASWGWRIPFLIAGPLGLVGLYLRSKLEDTPAFRELEERHQVSESPLKDTLVHHWRPVLVCMGLVLFYNVAVYTILFYMPTYLQTTLGLAETPALLYILGMMLMIMFVIIPVGALSDRIGRKPLIVAACIGFIVLGYPAFMLLALGTVTGTVAGLVVLGLLLVMLLGTMSATLPALFATDVRYGGFSIGYNLSTSIFGGTAPFVLETLVISTGNNAMPGIYLVVASVISMAAVIAVAESARKPLPGTSAAVLRAAPA
- a CDS encoding ABC transporter permease, yielding MSAPLPARSAVLLVARREFVTQVRSRSFVVGIVITLVFFGGLLLLGTYIGGQTSSHTLGVAPQAVSIRPVLEQTAHLQGTELTVREVDDADGRGQVRDGALDALLTGAPGAYELVGLDSVEGTLQAIVGDAVAQQAVTAALAGAGVDPARVANSSALEVSTLEPADSGSGQRLAVAFVGTILLFFSLSGYGNLVATGVVEEKQSRVVELLLATITPWQLLAGKVLGLGAVGLLQLVILSAIAGLGAGAAGLLVVPGAAMGMFAMVVLWYLLGFFLYASLYAAVGSTVSRQEELQSVVAPMIFLLLIPFVLALNLLPSDPRNGLAAVLSFVPFFSQTIMPARYALGVASLGEVLVAAALAAAAIVVVVRVAGRVYRNSVLRTGARVSLRDALTS
- a CDS encoding ABC transporter ATP-binding protein; protein product: MLEIARVSKRFGARQALDDVSFTVEPGEVFGFVGSNGAGKTTTMRIVLGVLSADAGEVRWKGRPVDADVRRRIGYMPEERGLYPKMRVGDQLRYLARLHGLSAADAAAAVTVWTERLGVGARLGDEVQKLSLGNQQRVQLCAALVHAPEVLVLDEPFSGLDPTAVEVMSGVLRDKADAGVPVIFSSHQLELVERLCDRIGIIADGRMVAVGSVADLRERGGAAAVLDVEGPPPGWATALQGVEVLDDTDGRTRVRLAAGTDDQDVLRAALAAGPVHEFRRWRPPLTELYRDVVQAGPAQAEGAA
- a CDS encoding metal ABC transporter permease; its protein translation is MDRLSAALGLPYTDAVVVAGALVLGITSGVLGAFAVLRRRSLVGDAVAHATLPGVCVAFLVAGVKDVPGLLLGAAVAGMVAALLMVGIERAGRIRPDAAIGVVLSGFFAFGVVLLTHLSNSSDADQAGLENYLFGQAAGLLERDVAVMAALAAVALVVVGVLRRALTTTLFDPAFAGAIGLPVRALETLMTALLVVAVVIGVRVVGAILMVAMLVVPTVTARQLADRFPSVLVLAGLIGAAVGVTGALTATRGQLPTGPVVVLTGFAVALAALLLAPGRGVLWQARRLASRRRIVRRDAVLAHPDAPTTSLSDRLIRAGLRRRGLLAADGTLTATGRAAAAETAERRALWSAWLEHGPSIRLPDAREPDPVDLAGSLGEDAVAQLRKVVSGNASYSARIRSRPLGGSQDE
- a CDS encoding metal ABC transporter permease, with product MSDGALIVVIAGLVATACGLLGPFLVLRRMALLSDAVSHAVLPGIVAVWLVAQTRAPLPVIIGAAAFAVLCVLGIDALRATGLVASDAAIALVFPALFSLGVLGVTRYAAGIHLDLDSTIYGEIAFVPFDTVWVGGYEVARSGLVLGGVVLLNVVLVGLMWKELKATTFDPQFGATVRLRPVLLSRLLLVASAVTAVAAFDAVGAILVVTLLIVPAATAYLLTDRLVVMVALAIGIGWVGAAVGYAVALPMDSSIAGAMGLVCTACFVLALLLSPRHGLLTRRWRRARAGAPLPG